CCTCGAAGAGGAACGCAGCCGCGGCGCGCAAGCGCTGATGGCCGGCGTCGACTCCGGCGAGCTCGACGTGCGCGACGACGAAGTCGGCGAAGCGCTGCTGGCCGAGGTCGTCGCACCGTATCCGACGCTGCGCGATCAGACCGCGCGCTTGGCGGCGCGGCGCGTGCTGATCGTCACCGGCGGCATCGAGGTGGGCGAGCAGTCGTGGCTGCCCGACGCGCAGGAGAGCTTCGTGCTCGAGACGCGTCCGGTCGAGCACTTCAACCGGCGCGTCGAGCTGTTCACCCAAGCGGTTCGCGAGTGGGTCGCCGCCGGCGAGACGCTGTGGCTGGTCGCCTCGGGCGCCTCGCGCCTGGCCGAGATCGTGCGCGCCGCCGGCGTGGGCGTCGAGCGCAGCGCGCCGCTGGTGCACTTGCGCGCGAGCGTCGGCACCGACGGCGTCGCGATGAGCGCGTCCGGCGTGCCGCGCGCCGGCACGGTCTACGTCGATCAAGGCTCGATCGAGAGCGGCTTCGCGATCCCGGGGCTGCACTTGCGCGTGCTGGGCGATCGCGAGATCTTCGGCCAACCCGCCAAGCGCGTCAAGCTGCGCGCGGTGAAGGAAGGCGTCCCGGTCACGCTGGCCGATCTGCGGGTCGGCGACTACGTGGTGCACGCCGTGCACGGCATCGGGCAATACCTGGGCCTGCGCACCGAGACGATCCTCGGCGCGACCAGCGACTATCTCGACCTCCGCTACGCGGGCACCGATCGCATGCTGGTCCCGGTGCACCAGATGCATCAGGTCACCAAGTACACCGCCAACGAAGGCACCGCGCCGCGCCTCTCGCGCATGGGCGGCGCCGACTGGGCCCGCACCAAGACGCGCGTCTCCGAGAAGCTGGCCGAGATCGCCGAAGGGCTGGTCGCGCTGTACGCCGAGCGCGAGGTCGCGCGCGGCCACGCCTTCGCGCCCGACACGCCGTGGCAGGCCGAGCTCGAAGAGTCGTTCCCCTACGAGCCGACGCCCGACCAAGCCAAAGCGATCGACGAGACCAAGCACGACATGGAATCACCGCGCCCGATGGACCGGCTGGTCTGCGGCGACGTCGGCTACGGCAAGACCGAAGTCGCGGTGCGCGCGATCTTCAAGGCGATCGCCGACAAGAAGCAGGTCGCGTTCCTGTGCCCGACCACGCTGCTGGCCGCGCAGCACACGCGCACGCTGCTGACCCGCTTCGCCTCGTTCCCGGTGCGGATCGAAGAGCTCTCGCGCTTCAAGAGCAAGAAAGAGCAGCGCGCCGTGCTCGACGATCTCGCGCAAGGCAAGGTCGACGTCGTCGTCGGGACGCACCGCATCCTGCAGAAGGACGTCGTCTTCCAGGACCTGGGGCTGATCGTGGTCGACGAGGAGCAGCGCTTCGGGGTCATGCACAAGGAGCGGCTCAAGCAGCTGCGCGCGACCGTCGACGTGCTGACGCTCTCGGCCACGCCGATCCCGCGCACGCTGCAGATGTCGCTGATGGGCGTGCGCGATCTCTCGCTGATCCAGACCGCGCCCAAGAACCGCATGTCGATCAAGACGGTCGTCGTGCCGCAGTCCGACGCCGTCATCCAGCACGCGATCGCCGCCGAGCTCGACCGCGGCGGACAAGTCTACTACGTCCACAACCGGATCGAGTCGATCTACGGCGTGGCGCGCGCGCTCGAACAGCTGGTGCCCAAGGCGCGGGTCGCGGTCGGGCACGGCCAGATGCGCGAGCACGAGCTGGAGCCGGTGATGAACGCGTTCATCGACGGCGAGGTCGACGTGCTCGTCTCGACGACGATCATCGAGAACGGGATCGACATCCCCAACGTCAACACCATCATCGTCAACGACGCCGACAAGTTCGGCTTGGCGCAGCTCTACCAGCTGCGCGGCCGGGTCGGCCGCTCGAACCATCAGGCCTACGCGTTCCTGCTGTATCAGGCGCACAAGGCGCTCAGCGAGGACGCCAAGGCGCGGCTCGAAGCGATCCGCGAGTTCACCCATTTGGGCAGCGGCTTGCAGATCGCGATGCGCGACCTGGAGATCCGCGGCGCCGGCAACCTGCTGGGCGCGGCGCAGTCGGGCTTCATCGGCGCGGTCGGCTTCGAGACCTACGCGCAGCTCTTGGCCGAAGCGATCGCCGAGCGCAAGGGCGTCGCCGCGGCGCACGAGGACGCCCGCGAGGCGGTCATCGACGTCAAGCTCGACGCCTACGTCCCCGACGACTACGTTCCGCAGATCTCGCAGAAGATCGCGATCTACCAGCAGCTCGCCGCGGCGCGCACGCTGGCGCAGGTCGACGAGACCGTCGCCTCGGTGCGCGACCGCTTCGGCGCACCGCCGCCGGAGTTCGACGCGCTGGTCGAGATCACGCGGCTGCGCGTGCTCGCGCTGGCGGTCGGCGTCACCCGCGTCGTCATCAACGAGCAGCGGCTGACGCTCGGCGTCGGCAGCGGCTTCGCGCTCGACCCGGCCGCCATCCCCAAGCTGCAGTCGATCTCGAAGAACCGCTTCCGCTTCGGCGAGGGGAAGATCACCGTCGACCTGCCGGTCCGCTCGGCCGAAGAGCAGCTCCCGACGCTGCACGCGCTGCTGGAGGCGCTGGCGCCCTAACCGCCGTTTTGCCCGGCCAGCCAGTTCGCGCGCGCCGTTCCCGGGCCGCCCTGGAGCCGATTCGCGGTCCTGCCGATACCACAGAGGTGACGACCGGGAGGGACTATCAGCTCCGGTGCTGCGCCTGCGCGGCCGCGATCGAGGACGACGGCGTCGTGCTCGACTGCCCGCACGCGCACGGGCCCGCCCTCCTGCGGACCGTCTACCAGCGCGCGTTCGCGGTCGACGACGTCCCCTCGCTCCTGCGCTACGGCCGCTGGCTGCCGCGCGGGCGCGCCCTGGCGACGTTCGCCCGCAGCACGGTCTATCAGAGCACCGGCTTGGCCGCCCACCTCGGGCTCGCGAACCTGTGGATCGCCTTCAGCGGCTGGTGGCCGCAGCGCGGCGCGACCCTCGAGACGACGACCTTCAAGGAGCTCGAGGCCTACGCGGTCCTCGGCCGGCTGGCGCGCGACGAGCAGCGCACGCTGGTCATCTCCTCTGCCGGCAACACCGCGGCCGCCTTCGCCCGGGCGGCGACCGAGCTGGACGCCCCGGTCCTGATCGTCATCCCCGGCGACGCCTGGGAACGGCTGGCGGCGCTGGTCCGGATCGGACCGAGCGTGCGGGTCGTCGCGGTCGACGGCGGCCAGTACGAGGACGCCATCGCGCTGGCGCGCGGCCTGGCCGAGGAGGACGGCTACGTCCTCGAGGGCGGGGTGCGCAACGTCGGCCGCCGCGACGGAATGGGCACCGCGATGCTCGAGGCCGTCGAAGCGATGGGCACGCTCCCGGACGCCTACTTCCAGGGCGTCGGCAGCGGAGCGGGCGCGCTGGCCGCCCACGAGGCCGCCCTCCGACTGATCGCCGACGGCCGTTTCGGGACCCGGCTGCCGCGCCTGATGCTCAGCCAGAACGCACCCTTCACCCCGATTCACGACGCCTGGGTCGGCCGCAGCGCGACGCTCGACGAGCGCAGCCCGCTGGTCGCCCGCGAGCAAGTGCGCCGCATCGCCGCCTCGGTGCTCTCCAACGTCGCCCCGCCGTACGCGACGATCGGCGGCGTGCGCGACGCGCTGGCCGAGAGCGGCGGCACGACCTACGCCATCGCCAACGCGGAAGTGCGCGCGGCGATGCGGATGTTCGAAGACCTCGAAGGGATGGACGTCGAACCGGCCGCCGGCGTGACCCTCGCCTCGCTGGTGCGCGCGGTGCGCGCCGGCGAGATCGGTCCCCGCGAGCGCATTCTCGTGCACGTCACCGGCGGCGGCGCGCGCCGGCGCGAACCGGTGCGGGTCGAACAGCGCCCGACCTACGTCGTTGCACGCGACACGCAGGGCGCCTTCCCGGCGCTGACCGAGCTGCTCTCCGCTTAAACGAGGCGCGACT
The window above is part of the Candidatus Sulfotelmatobacter sp. genome. Proteins encoded here:
- the mfd gene encoding transcription-repair coupling factor, with translation MPPDVLAPSLVRALPASSRPLAELIERLRAPIDERGHAFSLHETTPTARPYLLAALHGALGGQILVVVPTSDIAERTFTDLTYYFGEKEPERVALLRPRDETLGAIESPSERSARMTLLADLCARKPQVIVAPVGALRQYVIPRGVFEGAARTLRVGATADWEETLAWLYRLGYARVDVVSAAGEFAVRGGILDVFPTTAECPVRIEFFGDEIESMRPFAVQSQRSSGALDAVHVTPWLEVLRDETLRANVLARAQGEAGVISALRAYVGGGADVPEPWLALAYDERATVLDYLDPRALIVLEEPGLLETVERGLEEERSRGAQALMAGVDSGELDVRDDEVGEALLAEVVAPYPTLRDQTARLAARRVLIVTGGIEVGEQSWLPDAQESFVLETRPVEHFNRRVELFTQAVREWVAAGETLWLVASGASRLAEIVRAAGVGVERSAPLVHLRASVGTDGVAMSASGVPRAGTVYVDQGSIESGFAIPGLHLRVLGDREIFGQPAKRVKLRAVKEGVPVTLADLRVGDYVVHAVHGIGQYLGLRTETILGATSDYLDLRYAGTDRMLVPVHQMHQVTKYTANEGTAPRLSRMGGADWARTKTRVSEKLAEIAEGLVALYAEREVARGHAFAPDTPWQAELEESFPYEPTPDQAKAIDETKHDMESPRPMDRLVCGDVGYGKTEVAVRAIFKAIADKKQVAFLCPTTLLAAQHTRTLLTRFASFPVRIEELSRFKSKKEQRAVLDDLAQGKVDVVVGTHRILQKDVVFQDLGLIVVDEEQRFGVMHKERLKQLRATVDVLTLSATPIPRTLQMSLMGVRDLSLIQTAPKNRMSIKTVVVPQSDAVIQHAIAAELDRGGQVYYVHNRIESIYGVARALEQLVPKARVAVGHGQMREHELEPVMNAFIDGEVDVLVSTTIIENGIDIPNVNTIIVNDADKFGLAQLYQLRGRVGRSNHQAYAFLLYQAHKALSEDAKARLEAIREFTHLGSGLQIAMRDLEIRGAGNLLGAAQSGFIGAVGFETYAQLLAEAIAERKGVAAAHEDAREAVIDVKLDAYVPDDYVPQISQKIAIYQQLAAARTLAQVDETVASVRDRFGAPPPEFDALVEITRLRVLALAVGVTRVVINEQRLTLGVGSGFALDPAAIPKLQSISKNRFRFGEGKITVDLPVRSAEEQLPTLHALLEALAP
- a CDS encoding cysteate synthase, whose product is MTTGRDYQLRCCACAAAIEDDGVVLDCPHAHGPALLRTVYQRAFAVDDVPSLLRYGRWLPRGRALATFARSTVYQSTGLAAHLGLANLWIAFSGWWPQRGATLETTTFKELEAYAVLGRLARDEQRTLVISSAGNTAAAFARAATELDAPVLIVIPGDAWERLAALVRIGPSVRVVAVDGGQYEDAIALARGLAEEDGYVLEGGVRNVGRRDGMGTAMLEAVEAMGTLPDAYFQGVGSGAGALAAHEAALRLIADGRFGTRLPRLMLSQNAPFTPIHDAWVGRSATLDERSPLVAREQVRRIAASVLSNVAPPYATIGGVRDALAESGGTTYAIANAEVRAAMRMFEDLEGMDVEPAAGVTLASLVRAVRAGEIGPRERILVHVTGGGARRREPVRVEQRPTYVVARDTQGAFPALTELLSA